One window of Dysidea avara chromosome 11, odDysAvar1.4, whole genome shotgun sequence genomic DNA carries:
- the LOC136238162 gene encoding uncharacterized protein produces the protein MFGLLGGESDFSDTSDSDEPDQDVDEATSTTDKSHTSDTTSTSREKLPLPDLEVPLSQQGKISVFSSQYKEEEKAKEAVLERHVELSSAAPIVSKTQAKKEARKGHRSSFQRSRQIECTSEDQPKVKRKRHAGLSGTLQPPKKFMQSYHKQQTEEKPWLNKK, from the coding sequence ATGTTTGGCTTGCTTGGTGGTGAATCAGATTTTAGTGACACAAGTGACTCAGATGAGCCTGATCAAGATGTCGATGAAGCTACAAGTACCACGGACAAATCTCATACTAGCGACACCACTAGTACTTCTCGTGAAAAACTTCCTTTACCAGATTTAGAAGTTCCACTTTCCCAGCAAGGAAAGATATCAGTCTTTTCTAGTCAATACAAAGAGGAGGAAAAGGCTAAAGAAGCTGTATTAGAAAGACATGTTGAGCTGTCTAGTGCTGCTCCTATTGTTTCAAAAACTCAAGCAAAAAAAGAAGCTCGGAAGGGTCACCGATCATCTTTTCAAAGAAGTCGGCAAATTGAATGTACAAGTGAAGATCAGCCAAAAGTTAAAAGGAAACGTCATGCTGGGCTATCTGGAACACTTCAGCCACCAAAGAAGTTTATGCAGTCGTATCATAAGCAACAAACTGAAGAAAAGCCATGGTTAAATAAGAAATAA